The Salvia miltiorrhiza cultivar Shanhuang (shh) chromosome 1, IMPLAD_Smil_shh, whole genome shotgun sequence genome has a window encoding:
- the LOC131010891 gene encoding uncharacterized protein LOC131010891, translating into MVFKWLWRYLTGGEALWARVVKSIYGEVSWGIEGECRLENRGGGKGWWARLIAKSGEKDEKWFSSNISRRVGDGMRISFWDEVWVGCKPLKFVFPRLFNLCGNKRGCVGEMGFWENGNWIWEIGWRRELRDRERGMWEELRTFFSHITPCAGKEDDWQWKPGKDAAFSTKTGYDTIAASKNGQLTKRVATQLKFGRLRLPIRRNVAIGPEERWCNSCVMQEETAEHIFLNCPKVEMVWDGIFQWLDIKTAKPKGITQHFKSFVFGARRKKGRKLLLALWVGIVWLIWKYRNESRFEGRV; encoded by the exons ATGGTTTTTAAATGGCTTTGGAGATATTTGACGGGGGGTGAAGCTCTTTGGGCTAGGGTGGTTAAATCCATTTATGGTGAGGTGAGCTGGGGGATTGAGGGAGAATGCAGGTTGGAGAATAGGGGTGGGGGAAAGGGATGGTGGGCGAGATTAATTGCGAAGAGTGGGGAGAAGGACGAGAAATGGTTCTCTAGTAACATTTCTCGGCGGGTGGGTGATGGGATGAGGATTAGCTTCTGGGACGAGGTGTGGGTTGGGTGTAAACCTCTGAAATTCGTCTTCCCTAGATTATTCAATCTATGTGGTAACAAAAGAGGATGTGTGGGAGAGATGGGATTTTGGGAGAACGGGAACTGGATTTGGGAGATCGGATGGAGAAGGGAGCTGAGAGATAGGGAAAGAGGGATGTGGGAGGAGCTGAGGACTTTTTTCTCTCATATTACTCCTTGTGCAGGGAAGGAAGACGACTGGCAGTGGAAACCCGGCAAAGACGCAGCTTTTTCAACAAAGACGGGTTATGATACCATTGCGGCTTCTAAAAACGGGCAGCTGACGAAACGGGTAGCGACGCAGCTCAAGTTTGGAAGGCTAAGACTCCCCATAAG GAGAAATGTTGCAATTGGTCCCGAAGAGAGATGGTGTAACTCATGTGTGATGCAAGAAGAAACGGCGGAACATATCTTTTTGAATTGCCCCAAAGTTGAGATGGTCTGGGATGGAATTTTTCAATGGCTGGACATTAAAACAGCAAAGCCTAAAGGTATTACTCAACACTTTAAATCCTTTGTCTTTGGCGCTAGAAGGAAGAAAGGGAGAAAACTACTTCTTGCTCTTTGGGTTGGGATTGTGTGGCTGATTTGGAAATATAGAAACGAGAGCAGGTTTGAGGGTAGGGTCTGA
- the LOC131010900 gene encoding uncharacterized protein LOC131010900 — MDKEKSASQEIWSLGKELGLTSHLEDSEVERQIAHQVAVRNSEGRAGGIACVWNRDVFEASSKWDLPGAVVVNGIVKQGNIGCCIINVYAPARAGEKHRLWDAIGTIVVQNADMCVCVMGDFNVVRRREERAGNGETFNEAEARGFDDFICSNELEEIRIQGRKYTWFKPNGRCKSKLDRFLVNEEWLRVWEGSVACGLQRTLSDHLPIQLRTKCEDWGPTPFRFLNVWVSHPDFHDVVDDVWSKADVVGWKSFVVKEKLKMLKVKLKEWNKLTFGSIDHRIQSLKIEIQEMD; from the exons ATGGATAAAGAAAAATCAGCGAGTCAAGAAATTTGGTCGCTGGGAAAAGAGCTGGGGCTTACAAGTCATCTTGAAGATAGTGAAGTTGAACGCCAGATTGCGCATCAAG TGGCGGTGAGGAACTCTGAAGGGAGGGCCGGAGGGATTGCTTGTGTGTGGAATAGAGATGTTTTTGAGGCTTCCAGTAAATGGGATCTTCCTGGGGCAGTGGTTGTTAATGGTATTGTTAAACAAGGGAATATTGGGTGTTGTATCATTAACGTCTATGCACCGGCTCGAGCAGGGGAGAAACATAGATTGTGGGATGCTATCGGAACTATTGTTGTTCAAAATGCAGATATGTGTGTTTGCGTTATGGGAGACTTCAATGTGGTGAGAAGAAGGGAGGAAAGAGCAGGCAATGGGGAGACTTTTAATGAGGCAGAGGCAAGAGGGTTTGATGATTTCATTTGTAGTAATGAGTTAGAGGAAATCAGAATTCAAGGTCGGAAATACACCTGGTTTAAGCCGAATGGTAGATGTAAGAGCAAGTTGGACCGGTTCCTGGTTAATGAGGAATGGTTGCGAGTGTGGGAAGGATCAGTTGCATGTGGTCTTCAAAGAACCCTTTCAGATCACCTGCCTATCCAACTCAGGACCAAATGCGAAGATTGGGGCCCTACACCGTTCCGGTTTCTTAACGTTTGGGTGTCACACCCGGACTTCCATGATGTTGTTGATGATGTGTGGTCAAAGGCAGATGTTGTGGGCTGGAAAAGTTTCGTTGTCAAAGAGAAACTCAAAATGCTTAAGGTGAAGTTAAAGGAATGGAACAAATTGACCTTTGGAAGTATTGATCACAGGATTCAGAGTTTGAAGATTGAGATTCAAGAAATGGATTAA
- the LOC130999686 gene encoding uncharacterized protein LOC130999686 yields the protein MSKASLRQFFTSMEFSRRIRSLKKDDLYKKSTFILNRFQWSKADDHELENNPASCDSAASNSSSSDDELNGHNNKWSPEIAWRKALEPALQLYKWAVPTGSGAENKPPSTDRTLTEIFTSLQRSKLGLQEWSLSDITAGLYLIYLQQASTNAVEDVKGEIITSESIVQDFIYNIELAKGAYKDNAAALARNSMLQEKNVVKFVKNSSVLRPGYYIGIDMRKKLVIFGIRGTHTVYDLVTDIITTGHEEITFEGYSTHFGTAEAARWFLYHEIDTIRKCLEKHKGFRLRLVGHSLGGATASLLAIMLRKKSFKELGFSPNIVTAVTFGTSPCVSKELAESCSDYVTTVVMQDDIIPRLNVASLRRLRNEIVETDWVSVFSREDWRGVIDVVTNAKQVVASVQDVARKLAEYAKCRGQTKYPEIPMKEEIPMVTSYNGTPSSPSESSDQLKLGKPASKVVEELFVPGTVYYLKRNVEVESQDRRIEYFTLLRRNPGEHFQRILLSSNLISDHKCDSHFYALRDVIKGLPSSLDDRTIS from the exons ATGTCGAAAGCATCCCTCAGACAGTTCTTCACCAGCATGG AATTTAGTAGGAGAATACGGTCGTTGAAGAAAGATGATCTGTACAAGAAATCCACCTTCATTTTGAACCGTTTCCAGTGGTCGAAAGCGGATGACCATGAGTTGGAAAATAATCCGGCGAGTTGTGACTCGGCGGCGAGCAATAGCAGCTCCTCGGATGACGAATTGAACGGTCACAATAACAAATGGAGTCCGGAAATTGCGTGGCGTAAAGCTCTCGAACCCGCTTTGCAGTTGTATAAGTGGGCGGTTCCTACAg GAAGCGGAGCTGAAAACAAACCGCCGTCAACTGATAGAACTCTTACCGAGATATTTACTAGTTTACAGCGGAGTAAACTTGGACTTCAAGAATGGAGTCTGAGTGATATTACTGCCGGCTTGTATCTTATCTATCTTCAGCAAGCATCAACAAATGCTGTGGAGGATGTGAAGGGTGAAATTATCACTTCAGAATCCATT GTTCAGGATTTCATATACAACATAGAACTAGCAAAAGGTGCTTATAAAGACAATGCTGCTGCTCTAGCAAGGAATAGCATGCTCCAAGAAAAAAATGTTGTGAAGTTTGTAAAAAATTCTAGCGTGTTGAGACCTGGATATTATATTGGAATTGATATGCGGAAGAAACTTGTCATTTTTGGAATTCGTGGAACGCACACCGTCTATGACCTCGTTACTGACATTATAACCACCGGCCATGAGGAGATCACATTTGAAGGCTATTCAACCCACTTTGGCACAGCTGAGGCTGCTCGTTGGTTTCTATACCACGAGATTGATACCATTAGAAAGTGCCTGGAGAAGCATAAG GGTTTTAGATTGAGGCTTGTTGGTCATTCCCTCGGAGGTGCTACTGCTTCTTTGCTTGCAATAATGCTTCGTAAGAAGTCCTTTAAGGAGCTTGGGTTCAGCCCCAATATAGTTACCGCAGTTACATTCGGCACCTCTCCTTGTGTCTCCAAAGAACTTGCTGAAAGTTGCTCTGATTATGTAACCACGGTGGTGATGCAG GATGATATAATCCCAAGACTAAACGTTGCTTCTTTAAGAAGATTGAGGAATGAAATTGTTGAAACAGATTG GGTAAGTGTTTTTAGTAGAGAAGATTGGAGAGGTGTTATTGATGTGGTGACTAATGCAAAGCAAGTTGTAGCTTCGGTGCAAGATGTTGCTCGAAAACTTGCTGAATATGCCAAGTGCAGAGGGCAGACAAAGTATCCTG AGATTCCCATGAAGGAAGAAATTCCGATGGTTACAAGTTATAACGGAACTCCCAGTTCTCCCAGCGAAAGCTCGGATCAACTAAAACTCGGGAAACCTGCAAGCAAAGTAGTTGAGGAATTGTTTGTTCCAGGTACAGTTTACTATTTGAAGAGGAATGTGGAAGTTGAGAGCCAAGACAGACGTATCGAATATTTCACCTTGTTGAGAAGAAACCCAGGTGAGCATTTTCAAAGGATACTGCTTTCGAGCAACCTAATTTCAGACCATAAATGTGATAGTCATTTTTATGCTCTAAGGGATGTAATTAAAGGTCTGCCTAGTTCTTTGGATGATAGAACCATCAGTTAA